The bacterium genome contains a region encoding:
- a CDS encoding DarT ssDNA thymidine ADP-ribosyltransferase family protein produces the protein MTWAPEAMPQTADEVRKAPWCPDVVEAAVARGITSIVHFTGIPGLKGILASSAVKARRDLMRDTRLQYVAEENAPDRSRDVLWHDYINMSVTAINRRMFQFSERQHPDAQWVILEFDPEILGDPGVVFCTTNNAYEVAHRCGGLQGFEQMFAERVPWGHYGDVHFRFAYESDRTTDPQAEVLYPFELSLDHLHTVTVRDEETYEAVIAAKATFPHPSEIAELPGAFR, from the coding sequence ATGACGTGGGCGCCTGAGGCTATGCCGCAGACCGCCGACGAGGTGCGCAAGGCCCCTTGGTGTCCGGATGTCGTCGAAGCTGCCGTCGCTCGTGGGATCACCAGCATCGTGCACTTCACCGGCATCCCTGGGCTGAAGGGGATTCTGGCCAGTTCGGCTGTCAAGGCCCGGCGCGACCTGATGCGCGATACACGGTTGCAGTACGTCGCCGAGGAGAACGCCCCGGACAGGAGTCGTGACGTACTCTGGCACGACTACATCAACATGTCGGTGACAGCGATCAACAGGCGCATGTTCCAGTTCTCCGAGCGGCAGCACCCGGACGCCCAGTGGGTGATCCTTGAGTTCGACCCGGAGATTCTCGGTGACCCCGGTGTGGTGTTCTGCACGACGAATAACGCCTACGAGGTCGCCCACCGCTGCGGCGGCCTCCAGGGCTTCGAGCAGATGTTCGCCGAAAGGGTGCCGTGGGGCCACTACGGGGACGTCCACTTCCGCTTCGCATACGAGTCGGATCGGACCACCGACCCTCAGGCGGAGGTTCTGTACCCGTTCGAGCTGTCCCTCGACCATCTCCACACGGTCACCGTGAGAGATGAGGAGACCTATGAGGCCGTGATCGCCGCTAAGGCCACCTTTCCGCATCCTTCCGAGATCGCTGAATTACCAGGGGCGTTCCGATGA